ccctgctctgagcaACCCTGCACATGGAAATGTCCTGTGGGATGCACAGCCAGGAAGTGCTGACAGGTTCATTCTCCAAGCAGGATTTTCAGGTCAGgtgatggagagcagagataaGAGCTGCAATTACACGTGGCTGGAAATGAAGCAAAGTGCTGCTGTTGGAGTGCAAAACAATGACAGGAACAAGGAGCAAGGAATTATCTTAGAAAGCTTCTAAAAACTCCTGAGGTGAtcagcagcagaggggctgaaaTTCCACATGGGCAGAACCATCTTTAGCGCCTTTAGGAAGTGCAAACTCTTTGGATCAATAAAATTAAAGTTTCATGGGAGATAAGGTGTGAAAGTCCTACAATAAAATCACTCCTAAGGAGGATGCTGGGAATCCAGCAGGGTGTTCTGGCTGGAAACATCAAAGGTTTCCTGTGAGCAGCACGAGCAGGTGGATTTTAGCAGCTGCTTCTTATTTGTtctttagtttccactcttgctGAAGCAGCGTGGGTTAAGTTGTGCAATTTGAATATTTCCTTTTCACATGGCAGGAATCTGAAAGGTGCTGAATGTTACCTTGCATTCCTTTCTGCCAGGACAGAAACTTCCCCCAGACTGACACAGCTGCCCTCGGCGTGCTCAGGGAAGGGTGTGCAGGGAATattccatttcccatttctcctggAACACTTCCTGCTCCAGCCATGCATCTATTCATCCACTGAGGTTTGGAACATTGAGCATCAGGTGGGAAAAACTCAGTGCTGTGGCCACTCAGAGCAGCTGGTTGGAAAAATCTGGAGAAATGTGGAAAGAGCCTGTTTGACCCCAAcaatcccagcctgggcatccctggagtggtgcccaaaccctcctggagctccagcagccttggggcttTCCCTGGGGGCCGGGGCAGTGCCGAGCAGCCTCTGGGGAAGGAGCTTTCCCCGCTCTCCTCCCTGCACcaccctggcccagccccagctgtgcgtgatcccgatcccgatcctgatcctgatcctgatcctgatcctgattcCAGCTGAGCCTGACCTGACAAATCCAGAACCCCAGGCAGGagcctgcccaggcagggctgggaactgaACTGGGATGAGATATTGTAAATCCTGGAGGCttgggacaggcaggggaaaGGGGGGGATGAGGAAAATGAATGAGGAACTCTGGGGAGCTCCGGCTGCCCCTTGGCCCCTTTGTTTCCTCTGCTGGATTTTGGTGCTTTCCTGGCTCTGTCCtgttcccccagcccagctgggatctggggatgggagcagagccccaccCCAGTCCTGCAcccaatcccaccccaatccTACCCCAGGTGTTGTGAAAgaggcaccccaaaacccccatggGAAAGGGCAGCAGCAACACAACCAGGGTGAATAATACAATAACAcagcctgctcctccagcctgcTCTGGCATTCCTGAGTGCTCAGAAATGCTCAGGATGTCCCTGTGGAGtcctgcagggactgagggtgacctgctcctgccctgggctcactCCCAGGCACAGCTTGAGCAATAGTTATTTTCACAATCTTGAGAAATATACAGATTTTGCACCTTTAATGCAAAGTCCTGCCTGTATTTCTCTGTATTAGGGACTGACAGGCTGGGGAAAATTCAGTGTCTCCATAAATAGGCTAATGATcgatataattaaaatattgtgtGCTCCCTCTTCTTCCTGAACATCAGTAAATACAAATTATATTGATAAATATCAGTAAACATAATATGCGGACTAAGCATGAAAGCAAATCTACGCTAATTACTACTTCAACCATTATATTATTTGAATAAAACATCCCATTGGATCCAAGTTTGGAAGTAttgaatagatttttttttacaaacttAGAGATAATTGTTAAAAGACTTGGGAGTTTGAGCACAGCTGTCCTCATTTTcccagagaaattattttcatctcCTGCCTTATTTCCCCATAATTATAAACTGGGAAAGCAGCTGAGGTGACAAATGACATAATTGATGTCTTCACTTTGTTTTGTCGCCTCCTGTGATCAAGCCTCATTCCCTAATTCCCTGCATTGCCACCTACAGCAACAACCCATCCTCTGGAAGGAGAGGACATCGCAGGGGcttgggaaaaatcccaaaacaaaaatttaGAAGGTGAAAACGAGGGAGTAAAGGGTTaggaaaaaaggagacattgtatttttatatttttatatgtttagGGGTTTATTTTCAACTGAAACCCAACCACAAGTGAATCTGTAGTGTTATATTATCTTTATGATGCATGTGATTTACTCATCTTCTAAAGACTATCTGGTTTTATAAAGCCCAAGAATCTGAGAATTTAATCAGAAATTTTCACAGCAGCACATCCTCACATTTTTAATGAATCAGTGGCATTGTTTGCACCATGATAACGAGCCAGCCAAGTAATTCATTGTATAAAACAATCAAGGAGACTGAATAAATCCTGAAATCATTCCATAAGAACACAGCAAGCTCAGGGAAGCAGCTCCCACTCGTCCAGGATTTTTGTGTGCACATCTCTTCTGGCAGACAAGAACAAATCCATGCTGTCTCGTTTCTCCAGATGGAAACTTCCCATATCCAAACAGCTTTCCCTGGGAAAAAATCTTCAGGGAGGTTTTGCTCCTTtccccaaaataacaaaatcttCAGGGGGGTTTTTCCTGTGCCCTGGAATAACAAAATCTTCAGGGGGGTTGTTCCTGtcccaatcccagctctgtAATTCCAGTGGGTCACTAAAATTGAAAGCTCTTGAAGAATCAAAGAGTAAAAACAGGGATTGATTGgagcaaaaataatttcctgtcaGAGCAAAACACGAAGAGAGGATAAAGCAGAGTTTGCTGCTCCTGGACAAAAATGGGATAAGGAAACTCTTTGATGCCCAAGGCAGGCTGAGGTTTTACTTCACCACAGAAAGAGAATTTTCCCGTGGGTTTCCCAggaagctgcagaggagctggaaggcCGAGCTGGCGTGGAAAGCCAGGCACACATAGGTGGTGtagagcagcagccccagcatggCCAGGTTGAAGGAGTAGAAGAGCACCTTCTCCCAGGGCTCCATCAGGTAACTGCAGGTGATCAGCTCAAACTGGCAGAAGAGCCAGTACAGGTACCTTTGGGTGCTCTTCACATCCATCCCCAgtcccagagctccctgtgggATGAAAGGGGGGGGATCATGGAAACGGGAACCTGGAAATGGGAACCTCATGTTGTACCTGAAGGGTGAGGGATCATGGAAATGGGAACCTGGAAATGGGAACCTCATGTTGTACCTGAAGGGTGAGGGATCATGGAAAGGGGAACCTGGAAATGGGAACCTCACGTTGTACCTGAAGGGTGGAGGATGATGGAAATGGGAACCTGGAAATGGGAACCTCACGTTGTACCTGAAGGGTGAGGGATCATGGAAATGGGAACCTGGAAATGGGAACCTCACATTGCACCTGAAGGGTGGAGGATCATGGAAATGGGAACCTGGAAATGAAGGGTGGGGGATGATGGAAATGGGAACCTGGAAATGGGAACATCACATTGCTCTGGAAAGGTGGGGGATCATGGAAATGGGAACCTCACATTGCACCTGAAGGGTGGGGGAACCTGGAAATGGGAACCTGGAAATGGGAACCTGGAAATGGGAACCTCACATTGCACCTGAGGATGGAGGATCACGGAAATGGGAACCTGGAAATGGGAACCTCATGTTGTACCTGAAGAGTGGGAGATCATGGAAATGGGAACCTCACATTGCACCTGAAGGGTTGGGGATCATGGAAATGGGAACCTGGAAATGGGAACCTGACATTGCTCCTGAAGAGTGGGGGATCATGGAAACGGGAACCTGGAAATGAAGGGTGGGGGATCATGGAAATGGGATCATGG
The nucleotide sequence above comes from Ammospiza caudacuta isolate bAmmCau1 chromosome 11, bAmmCau1.pri, whole genome shotgun sequence. Encoded proteins:
- the LOC131562739 gene encoding serine palmitoyltransferase small subunit B-like; protein product: MDVKSTQRYLYWLFCQFELITCSYLMEPWEKVLFYSFNLAMLGLLLYTTYVCLAFHASSAFQLLCSFLGNPRENSLSVVK